In Ascochyta rabiei chromosome 2, complete sequence, one genomic interval encodes:
- a CDS encoding Chitinase: MRFTASWALLSALLNSASARFVMYADEWHPTRPTNAQDCAGIDHVVLAFAVGGWGDDAGFNTVSNSDTSIHKFANDVNTMLKNTGADGVDIDWEYPGGNGADYKQISNSAKSYQVDAFPKLLAATRNAIGPKKLLSIAVPGKKGDMIGFTSQTGPKIWPSVDYINVMSYDLMNRRDNVTQHHTSVAGSEDTIKNYLDIGAPASKINLGFAYYAKYFTTAGDCSASPLDCPIVPAEDPVTGKDLLTSGAWTFEKQHMAPVDASSLTVSYDGTCGPDKGTKCASGCCSQYGNCGTSPEHCSGACQHAFGTGCTDADVAGSWQNAAKNGVTDQRAGGQYYFDPANRLFWTWDTPELISRKFDDIVRKYNLGGVMAWSLGEDSNDWSHVKRMANELKKSPSKPSATYAPKPTSNRPKTKPKPKPTTYKPQSPAAPTYKPSPPAPKYPTSNNNDYHSLPGNPTLESNPNLPYDVVWVDGVSDGSGSDYTTEPGSPDGYTVVRVDKNGVPETTEAPAAPTAQPQYAAQAAPQPQPTYDDGSWSPGKYDRQAAKVPGTTEQVAHYEPPAVENDKPQEQSCHLRRVRKRDSRGKSARKSV, encoded by the exons ATGCGTTTCACAGCATCATGGGCGTTGTTGTCGGCACTCCTCAATTCGGCAAGTGCGAGATTTGTGATGTACGCGGATGA ATGGCATCCCACTCGTCCAACTAACGCCCAAGATTGTGCTGGCATCGATCATGTTGTCCTTGCCTTTG CTGTCGGTGGATGGGGCGACGACGCCGGGTTCAACACCGTCTCCAACTCGGACACCAGCATTCACAAGTTTGCAAACGATGTCAACACTATGCTTAAAAACACCGGTGCTGATGGCGTGG ATATCGACTGGGAGTACCCAGGTGGCAACGGTGCTGACTACAAGCAAATCTCCAACTCAGCCAAATCCTACCAAGTCGATGCCTTCCCCAAGCTCCTTGCAGCGACTCGAAATGCCATCGGCCCTAAGAAACTTCTCTCGATTGCTGTACCCGGCAAGAAAG GTGATATGATTGGCTTTACTTCGCAAACAGGCCCTAAGATATGGCCCTCGGTCGACTACATTAACGTCATGTCCTACGACTTGATGAACCGCCGTGACAATGTAACACAGCACCATACTTCCGTCGCCGGCTCCGAGGACACGATCAAGAACTACCTCGACATTGGCGCGCCAGCATCAAAGATCAATCTAGGCTTCGCGTACTACGCTAAGTACTTCACCACCGCCGGCGATTGCTCTGCCTCTCCTCTCGACTGCCCTATTGTGCCCGCCGAGGACCCCGTTACGGGAAAGGACTTGCTCACAAGTGGGGCGTGGACATTTGAGAAACAGCACATGGCACCCGTGGATGCAAGCAGTCTGACAGTGAGCTACGATGGTACATGCGGGCCTGACAAAGGAACAAAATGCGCCTCAGGATGTTGCAGTCAGTATGGCAACTGCGGCACTTCTCCTGAGCACTGCTCTGGCGCGTGTCAACACGCTTTTGGGACTGGGTGTACCGACGCCGACGTCGCTGGATCGTGGCAAAACGCCGCCAAAAACGGAGTCACTGACCAGCGGGCTGGCGGGCAGTACTACTTCGACCCCGCCAACCGCCTTTTCTGGACATGGGACACACCTGAGCTCATCTCTCGTAAGTTCGATGATATTGTCCGCAAGTACAACCTTGGCGGCGTTATGGCGTGGAGTCTGGGTGAAGACAGCAATGACTGGAGCCACGTCAAGCGCATGGCGAACGAACTGAAAAAGTCGCCATCGAAGCCGTCAGCGACGTACGCACCGAAGCCGACAAGTAACAGGCCGAAGACGAAGCCGAAGCCGAAGCCTACGACGTACAAGCCTCAGTCTCCCGCAGCACCGACTTACAAGCCCTCTCCTCCCGCTCCGAAATACCCAACTTCAAACAACAACGACTACCACTCCCTCCCCGGCAACCCAACCCTTGAGTCTAACCCCAACCTGCCCTACGACGTGGTGTGGGTTGATGGCGTATCCGACGGCTCTGGAAGCGACTACACGACCGAACCAGGCTCACCAGACGGCTACACTGTGGTACGGGTGGACAAAAACGGCGTACCAGAGACCACGGAAGCACCAGCTGCTCCCACAGCGCAACCACAATACGCAGCTCAAGCAGCACCTCAGCCTCAGCCAACGTACGACGACGGCTCGTGGAGCCCGGGGAAGTACGACCGCCAGGCAGCCAAGGTCCCAGGGACTACGGAACAAGTGGCGCATTACGAGCCGCCGGCTGTAGAGAACGATAAGCCACAGGAGCAATCCTGCCACCTGCGTAGGGTCAGGAAGAGAGATTCGAGGGGGAAAAGCGCCAGGAAGAGCGTGTAG